The window ACCGAGCACGGCGCGGGTGCCGATGACGACACTGGCGCGCTCTTCTTCATCCGCGATTTCGACCCATCGCAGCGTCGCGCGATCGGCCAGCACGAGATCGCGCCACAGGTTCACGAAGGCGCTGTTGCCGTGCTCGCCGATGCGGTGATGGACAAGCGCGGCTTCCACACCTTCCGCGAGTTCGATGCGCAGCGACTGCTGCACCACGGCGTCCTGTGCGGCGCTCGTGATGATCGAGACCAGATGGATCGGCGCCGGCGTCGAGGTCGAAACACGCATGCCGAGCGTGGCGGCCGATGCCGCGGCCGCACGTGCGAACGGCCAATGCGGCGGGGGATTCGCCGACGGTGCCGACGCGTCCAGCGTCACGACAACGCCGAGTGCGGCCAGATCTGACAGCGTCGCATCGTATCGACCATCGACGAAAACGAGACGCGGCGACAACGACGCGATGCGCGCATGCAGTGTTTCGCCGAGCGTCGCCGATTCGTCCGGCATCGGCTTGAACGTGCGCGCATTCAGCGCGCGCAAGGAGCTGTAGCGCCAGCGCTCGTCGCGTGGACCGGGCAGGGCGAGGTCGGCCAGCCGCTCGGGCGCGCTGGCGACCAGGGCTTGGGCGAGGCCGCTCATGACGAGAACGCCGCCTGTTCTTCGCGCTTGCGCGCCTTGATCCAAGCGTAGCCTTCTTCTTCGAGCTTGAGCGCCAGATCCTTGTCGCCGCTCTGCACGATCCTGCCGTCGGCGAGCACGTGCACGACGTCGGGCACGATGTAGTCGAGCAGGCGCTGGTAATGCGTGATGACGAGGAAGGCGCGTTCCGGCGAGCGCAGCCGGTTCACGCCTTCGGCCACGAGTTTCAGTGCGTCGATATCGAGGCCGGAGTCGGTTTCGTCGAGGATGGCCAGTGCGGGTTCGAGCACGGCCATCTGAAAGATCTCGTTGCGCTTCTTCTCGCCGCCCGAGAAGCCTTCGTTGACGGCGCGGTTCAGCAATTCGTCCTTCAGGTGCAGCACCTTCAGCTTCTCGCGTACCAGCTTCAGAAAAGCCATCGAATCGAGCTCGGGCTCGCCGCGATGCTTGCGCTGGGCGTTGTAGGCGGCGCGCAGGAAGTAGGTGTTGTTCACGCCCGGGATCTCGACCGGGTACTGGAAGGCGAGGAAGACGCCGGTCGCGGCGCGTGCCTCGGGTTCCAGCGCCAGCAGGTCCTGACCGTTGAAAGTCACCGTGCCCTGCGTGACCTCGTAGCCTTCGCGACCCGCGAGTACGTAGCCGAGCGTGGACTTGCCGGCGCCGTTCGGGCCCATGATGGCGTGCACTTCGCCCGGCTTCACTTCCAGCGACAGGCCCTTGAGGATTTCCTTGCCGGCGACACGGACGTGGAGGTTGTCGATCTTCAACATGGTTCAGTCCAGGTAGGGGCGCAGATCCGGCGGCACCGGCATCGGCTTGAAGGGATTCACGTTGGCGCCGCCGGTATTGCCGAGCGGCACCCAGAGTTTCGATTTGGTCAGCGCCGCGACGCTGCGGAACACCTGCCCAACGATTTCGCGCGCATCACCGCGACGCCAGCCGACCGCGAGCATGCGCAGATGCGTCCGGGTATGTGCGAATGCGAAGCGCTGGCTCAGGATGTGCGCGCGCTCCAGATGCGCGAACGCGCCATCGAGTTCGCCGCGCGCGATCGCCGCATCGGCGGAAGCGTGTTCGTGGCGGTAGGCGTTGCGGAGTTCGGCGTTCATGCTCATCCCACCGCGCCTTCGAGACTGACTTCGAGCAGCTTCTTGGCTTCGACGGCGAATTCCATCGGCAGTTCGCGGAAGACCTGTTTGCAGAAGCCGTCGACGATCATCGAAACGGCGTCTTCCTCGGCGATGCCGCGGGCGAGGCAGTAGAAGAGCTGGTCGTCGGAAATCTTCGAGGTGGTCGCTTCGTGTTCGACGACGGCATTCGGCGTCTTCACTTCGATGTAGGGGAAGGTGTGGGCGCCGCAGCGTTTGCCGATCAGCAAGGAATCGCATTGGGTGAAGTTGCGGGCACCGTCTGCGGTCTTGTCGACTTTCACGAGGCCGCGGTAGGTGTTCTGGCCGCGCCCGGCGCTGATGCCCTTGCTGATGATCTTCGACTTGGTGTTGCGGCCGAGGTGGATCATCTTGGTGCCGGTGTCGGCCTGCTGACGATGATGGGTGAGCGCCACCGAATAGAACTCGCCGCTGGAATCGTCGCCCTTGAGCACGCAGCTCGGGTACTTCCAGGTGATGGCCGAGCCGGTCTCGACCTGGGTCCAGGAAATCTTGCTGCGCGCGCCGCGGCATTCGCCGCGCTTGGTCACGAAGTTGTAGATGCCGCCGACGCCGTTCTCGTCGCCTGGATACCAGTTCTGCACGGTCGAATATTTGATGCTGGCGTCATCGAGTGCAACCAGTTCCACGACCGCGGCGTGCAACTGGTTCTCGTCGCGCATCGGCGCAGTGCAGCCCTCGAGGTAGCTGACCGTCGCACCTTCCTCGCAGACGATCAGGGTGCGTTCGAACTGGCCGGTGTCGCGGGCGTTGATGCGGAAGTAGGTACTCAGTTCCATCGGGCAACGCACGCCTTTCGGCACGAACACGAAGCTGCCGTCCGAGAACACTGCCGAGTTCAGTGCCGCAAAGTAGTTGTCGCCGGTCGGCACCACGGTGCCGAGGTACTGGCGCACGAGGTCCGGGTGCGTGTGTACCGCTTCCGACAACGAGCAGAAGATCACACCGGCCTTGCCGAGTTCGTCCTTGAAGGTGGTGCCGAGCGAGACCGAGTCGAACACCGCATCGACCGCGACGCCGGCGAGGCGGGCGCGTTCATGCAGCGGCACGCCCAGCTTGTCGTAGGTTTCGAGCAGCTTCGGATCGACTTCGTCCAGCGACTTGAACTTCTTCTTCGGCGCCGCGTAGTAGCTGATGTCCTGGAAGTCGATCGGTGCGATGGCCAGCTTGGCCCAGTGCGGCGGCGTCATCGTCAGCCAGTGCCGGTAAGCGGCGAGCCGCCATTCGGTCAGCCACTCGGGTTCGTTCTTCTTCGACGAGATCAGGCGCACGACGTCCTCGCCCAAGCCTTTCGGGACGATCTCGGTCTCGATGTCGGTGCTGAAGCCGGCTTCGTACTTGCGGTTCGCGATCAGGGTTTCGACGTCGCTCATCTCGCGCTCCTCAGGCCACGGTCACGCGGATCGGCACGGTCTTGCCGCGCACGGGTTTGGTTGCCGGCTGGCGCAGCTCGTCCAGTGTGACGCCGCGCAAGGCGTCGCCGATGGCGTCGCTGATGCGGCGCCAGTTGTGCTGGATCAGACAGCGGGTTTCATGGTGGCAGGCGCCTTCGTGCACGCTGCATTCGGTCATGCCGATCGGGCCTTCGATGGCGGTGACGATGTCGAGTACCGAAATATCGCGCGCCGGGCGCGCCAGTCGATAGCCGCCATTGACGCCGCGGCGCGACTCGATCAGGCCCGCGCCGGCGAGCTGCTTGAGCAACTTGCTGACCGTCGGCAACTCGATCTGCGCGCGCTCCGCGAGATCACTGGCGCTGGCCAGCTCCTCGGGCAATTCGGCCAGCGCCGCCATCAGCACGGTCGCGTAATCGGTAAGTTTGGAGACGCGCAGCATGGCGACCGGAACCAATATGGGACAAGAATGGTACCGTTTCCGACCGCAGTCGGCCAAGCCTTGAACCGTCGCGGTTCAGGAAAGTTTGCGACGCAGCCGGTTCCGCGCCGCGGCGAGCAAGGCGCGCGAATACAACTTGTGGAAGCCGAGCATCAGGCTGAAACCGGCGCCGAGGCTCGGCTTCCCGGTGTCGCGGTCGCGCTTCGGCACCACGGCCGAGCCGAAATGCAGCCGCGTCCCGCCGTCGCCGGTCGGTTCGGCCATCAGCCAGGAACGCGTTCGGCCCATGAAGTCGGCCAGCAGCAGCTGCGTGTCGCTGCGCTCTTCCACCGTCCACGCCGCAAAGGCCTCGCGTTCGCCTCTCGCCAGAGCGCGCACATCGTCGTCATTCGACGGCTTGCGTACCGCTGCCGCCAGAATCGCGCGCTCCAGCTTGAACAACGGCGTCGTGTAGAACGCCTCCACGAACTCGGCCTGCGACACCGCCGTCGGTACCTCGACCACATAACAATCCGCGTAATGCCCATCGCGCAGATAGCGCCGCAGCAACGATTGCGCGGGTAGGTCGGTTCGGCGAACTGGGGACTTAGCCACCCCGCGGCTCGAAATCGAGCGACGCGGAGTTGATGCAGTAGCGCAGGCCGGTCGGTTGCGGGCCGTCTGGGAAGACGTGGCCGAGGTGGGAATCGCAGCGGGCGCAGCGCACTTCGATGCGGCGCATGCCGTGGCTGGTGTCCTCGATCGTGCTCAGGGCGGCATTCGACATCGGCTCGAAATAACTCGGCCAGCCGCTGCCGGAATCGAACTTGGTGCTCGAATCGAACAGCGCCGCACCGCAGCCGACGCAGCGATAGGTGCCGTCGGCGTGATGGTCCCAGTACTTGCCCGTAAACGGCCGCTCGGTGCCGGAACAGCGGCAGACGGCGTACTGGGTCGGGTCCAGTTGGGTGCGCCACTGGTCGTCGGTCTTGCAGACTTTGGCAGTCTCGTCAGTCATGGGTTTCTCCGGTTTCATTGCGGGGACCGGCCGGGCGCTGGCAAGCTTACGCGTCTTTCCTGCCGGATTCGTATGCGCCGCGCCGTTTTCATTTCGCTGATCGTCGCGACTGCGCCGTTCGCGTCCGCTGCCCCGACCACCTGTTCGGTCGCCGTGCCTTGCCCGACCTGCACCGCCCCGCTGTTCGCGGCCGTTGCAGGCCACACGGTCACGCCCGAGCAGCGCGCCGTCGCCCAGACCGAGGTCGGTGCCGGCAGCGTGCGCGTACTCGGCGACGAGCAGTATCGGCTGGAGGGCGAGGTCGTCGTGAATCGCGCCGACCAGTGGCTGTGGAGCGAACGGCTCGACTACAACGCCACCGAGGGCACGATGCAGAGCCCGGGTCCGATGCGCTTCCAGAACGAAGGCCTGCTGGCAAGCGCCGAGACCGCCATCTGGCATGAGGAAGGCGCCAGCGAGTTGACCGGCATGCAGTTCCAGTTGCGCGACGGTCGCGGCAACGGCCGTGCCGACAAGGCCACGCTGGAAGCCGACGGCAAGACTCGACTCACCACCGCCGCCTTCACCAGTTGCGACCCGGCCGATCCCGATTGGCAGCTGACGGCGGGCCGCATCGACCTCGATCAGGAATCCGGGGTGGGGCGTGCGCGCCAAGTCGCCTTGCGCCTCGGCGACGTGCCCGTGTTGTACCTGCCGTATGCGCGTTTCCCGATCGACGATCGCCGCCAGAGCGGCCTGTTGATCCCGACGCTCGGCAGTTCCAATGACGCCGGCTACGACTTGATCGTGCCGTATTACCTGAATCTGGCGCCGAACTACGACGCGACGATTTCGCCACGCCTGATCCGCGATCGCGGCGCCATGCTCGGTGGCGAGTTCCGTTACCTCGGTGCCAGCCAGCATGGCGAAATCGATATCGCCTGGCTCGACTCCGACGATCGCACCGGCGACACCCGTTCGGCCTTCGACTGGATCCATCAGGGACAGTTGGGCCGGCACTGGTTCGTCGATGCCAGCTTGCACGATGTGTCGGACCAGCGTTACTTCGAGGACTTCGGCGAATCGCTGACCTCGGTCGCGACCAGCCTGTTGCCGTCGTATGCGTATTTGCGCGGTCGCGGTGCCTGGTGGAACGCGAGCGTCGGCGGTGATCGCCAGCAAGTGACCGATCCGCGCCTGACCCCGGATGTCGAACCGTATCGGCGGCTGCCGCGCGCGCAGTTCGAATTGCTCAGTCCGAATCTGGTCGGCCCGCAGTTCGGGCTTCTGTCGGAGTGGGTGCGTTTCCGGAAGGACGATGCGCTCAACGGGGACCGTCTGGATCTGCATCCCTCCCTGATCTGGCCACTCGAATCCGCGGCCGGTTTCCTGCGCCCGCAGCTCGGTTATCGCTACACCCGCTACGACCTCGAGCGTCCGACCGAATCTTCGCCGAGTCGCGGCCTCGGTATTGCCAGCCTCGATGCCGGACTGTTCTTCGAGCGCGCACTGCAGTTCGGCGGCGGCGGTTGGACGCAGACGCTGGAGCCACGCCTGTATGCGCTGTACGTGCCCTACGAGGACCAGTCCGACCTGCCCGTGTTCGATACCCAGGAACTGACCTACAGCTTCGCCTCGCTGTTCCGCGACAACCGCTACACCGGTGCCGATCGCCAGACCGATGCCCGGCAGGCGACATTGGCGCTGACCTCGCGCGTGGTCGACGGCAGCGGGCGCGACCGCCTGCGCCTCAGTCTCGGCCAGGTGCATTACTTCGATCCGCCGCGTGTCGTCCTGCCCGGCCAGATGCCCGAGGACCGCAGCGGATCGGATTGGGCCGCCGAAGTCGAATGGCTGGTCAATGACCAACTGAGCTTCAGCCTGGGCGGACAATGGGACGCCCACGACGACCGCACCGAACTCGGTTATGCCGCGACCACCTGGCGTTACAGCGACCGCGGCCTGGCGCGTCTCGCCTATCGTTACCGGCGCGGTCAGCTCGAGCAGGTCGATGTCGCCGGCCTGGTGCCGCTCAGCCCGAACTGGCGCCTGATCGCGCGCTGGAATCAAAGCTTGGTCGACGATCAGTTGCTGGAGGCATTCGGTGGTCTCGAATACGAATCCTGCTGCTACGCCGTGCGGGTGCTGGCGCGTCGCTACGTGCGCAATTTCGAGGGTGATTTGAACAATGGCATCATGCTCGAACTGGAACTCAAGGGTCTGGGCTCGTTGGGCCGCCGGACCGAGGATTTCCTGTCGCGTGCTATGCTCGGCATTCGTTAAGCGCCTGTTGTTCAGCGCTGCGCCAGCCCTTTCCTGCAAGGCTGAGTCTCTTCATCGTGACCCCCCTTCATCGTGAGTCCGCGAGCCCCATGAAACGTATCCTGCTTGCCACCGTCTTCGTGCTGTCCGCCGTTGGTCCGATCACCCTGCGCGCGCAGGCCTTGCCGAGCGATGCACTGGACAAGATCGTCGCCGTGGTCGACGAGGACGTGATCCTGCAAAGTGAACTCGACCGTTCGACCGACAGCGTGTTCAAGCAGTATCAGTCGCGCGGCGGCGATCTGCCGCCGATGGACATCGTGCGCAAGCAGGTCCTTGAGCGGCTGATCAATCAGCGCGTGCAGATGGTGCGCGCCGAGCAGACCGGCATCGTGGTCTCGGATTCCGACATTGACGCCGCGGTTCAGCGTATCGCCCAGCAGAACAATCTGGACGTGGAGCAGATGCGCCAGTCGCTGATTCGCGACGGATTCAGTTTCGAGGAATTCCGCACCTCGCTGCGCGAGGAGATGCTGATCCAGCGTCTGCGCGCGCGCTTCGTGCAGTCGCGCGTCGGCGTCACCGATACCGAGGTCGACAACTTCCTGTCGAACACGACCCAGTCCGGCGAAATCCGCCTGGCGCACATCCTGATCGGTTTGCCGGAGTCGCCGAGTCCGGAGCAGGTCGAGGCGGCGCGCGCCAAGGCCGACAAGATTCGCGCCGATATCGTCGCGGGCACGCTGAGTTTCTCCGATGCCGCAATCCGTTATTCGGAAACCCCGCAGGCGCTGGAAGGCGGCGATCTCGGCTGGCGTCGTTACGACCAGATTCCGAGCGCGTTTGCCGAAATCGTCACCACCATGAAGAAGGGTGACATCTCTCAGCCGATGCGCGGACCGAATGGTTTCCACATGATCCACTTTGCCGACGCTCGCGCCGATGCGACGGTGATGGTCAAGGAGTTCAAGGCCCGTCACATCGTCATCAAGCCGGGCGAGCTGCTGAGCGAAGACAAGGCGCGCGAACGCATCGACGCGCTGCGCAAGCGCATCGTCGAAGGCGCAGATTTCGCCCAGTTGGCGCGCCAGTATTCGGAAGACACGACCACGGCCAATCTCGGCGGCGACCTCGGCTGGTTCCGAAGCGAACAGTATGGTGGCGCCATCGACCGGCAAATGGCCGTCCTCAAGGATGGCGAATTGTCCGAGCCGTTCCGCACCGACCTCGGTTGGCACATCGTGCTCCGCGAAGGCGAGCGCACGATGGACCGCACCACGGAGACGCGCCGCGAACAGGCCCGTGAGACCCTGGTGAACCGCAAGGCCGAGGAGGAGTACGACAAGTTCGTGCGCGAAATCCGCTCCGAGGCCTACATCGAAAACCGCCTCGCTGGCTGAGCCGCGGCCGTGACCGATGCCGTCGCGCGCATCGCGGTGACGGCCGGGGAACCGGCCGGGATCGGTCCCGAACTGCTGGTGCGGCTTGCCCAGCAGGCGCATCCGGCAAGACTGATCGCGATCGCCGATCCTGCGGTGCTGAAGCAAGCAGCCGATGCGCTGGGCTTGCCGCTCGAACTCACGGACCTTGCAGCCGGTGCGGACGCATCGCCGCATCGTGTCGGCCATCTGTTCGTGCGATCCGTGCCGTTGTTCCAGCCGATGCGCTTCGGGCAGCTCGATGTCGCGAATGCGCCGGCCGTCATGGCCATGCTGAGCGCGGCTGCAGACGGCGCGGAGCGCGGCGATTTCGATGCCATCGTCACCGCGCCGGTGCAGAAATCGGTGCTCGCCGACGCCGGTTACGGATTCAGCGGGCACACCGAATTCTTCGCTGATCGCGTCGGTCGGGACGTGGTGATGCTGCTGGCCGCCGGCGACATGCGTGTGGCGCTGGCCACGACTCATCTGCCGCTGCGTGCGGTGCCGGACGCGATCCGTGCCGATCGTCTCGAGCGCACGATCCGTATCCTGCACGAGGATCTGCGCGAGAAGTTCGCGTTGCCGCAGCCGCGCATCCTCGTGCTCGGACTGAATCCGCATGCGGGCGAGGGCGGGCATCTGGGACGCGAAGAGATCGACGTCATCATTCCGGTGCTGCAGCGACTGCGTGGCGAAGGGCTTCAGCTGCGCGGTCCGCTGCCTGCCGATACCGCCTTCCTGCCGCGCGAGCTGGCGCAGTGCGACGCCGTGCTCGCGATGTACCACGACCAGGGCCTGCCGGTGCTGAAGCACGCCGGCTTCGGTCACGCCGTCAACATCACCCTGGGGCTGCCCTACATCCGCACGTCGGTCGACCATGGCACCGCACTTGATCTGGCCGGTCGCGGCGTTGCCGATCCCGGCAGCCTGTTTGCGGCGACCGCGCTCGCCATCGACCTGGCGCAGCGACGACGTGGGAGCATGCACGCATGAATGACACTCGCCATATCGCGCGCAAACGCTTCGGCCAGAATTTCCTGCACGAACGCGGCATCATCGAGCGCATCCTGCGCGCGATCGATCCGCAGCCGGGTGAGCGCATCATCGAGATCGGCCCGGGCCAGGGTGCGCTGACCTGGCCGTTGCTGGATCGCATCAGGACGCTCACCGCGATCGAGATCGACCGCGACCTGATTCCGCGCCTGCAGGCCGAAGCGCCGAAGCATGGCGAACTGCAGATCGTCGAAGCCGACGTGCTGACAGTGGATTTCACCGCGCTCGCGGCCGGCGGCACGATCCGCCTGGTCGGCAACTTGCCCTACAACATTTCTTCGCCGATCCTGTTCCATGCCCTGGACCATGCCGCCGTGGTGCGCGACATGCACTTCATGTTGCAGAAGGAAGTGGTCGAACGCATGGCTGCGGCGCATGGCAACAAGGTCTACGGTCGCCTCAGCGTGATGCTGCAGGCCTATTGCCGCGTCGACCCGCTGTTCACGGTGCCGCCGGGTGCGTTCACGCCGGCGCCCAAGGTCGATTCCGCGATCGTGCGGCTCACACCGAAGCCGGCCGCGGACATTCCGCCGCATGATCGCGCGCGCCTAGAGACGCTGGTGCGCCACGGTTTTTCGCAGCGTCGCAAGACCTTGCGCAACGCCCTCGATGACGTGGCCACGGTCGCGCAGATGGAAGCGGTCGGCATCGACCCGGGGGCGCGCGCCGAAACCGTCGCGGTGGCCGATTGGTTGCGCCTCGCCGCGACCTGATGTCACAGGCGAAGCAGGCGCGGAACCCGCTAAACTCCGCGCCCATGCGCATCTTCATGCAAACCCAGCCGGCCCCGAACGAGTCGCCGCGCTATTACCACCTGATCCTGCAACAGGACCTGCTCGGCGGCTGGTCGCTGCTGCGCGAATGGGGCCAGACGGGCGGGCGCGCATCGATGAAGCGCGAGTTCTACGAACAGAGGGATGTGGCCGAGGGCGCGATGATGGGTGTGCGCGACCAGCAGTTGCGCAAGGGTTTCCAGGTCATGTTCTGCCAGGGCATCGAAGCGCCCGCGGGGTCGCGTTATGAACCGTAGACTTGCAGGGTGCTCGATCTTGCTGTTCGCCGGCGCGGTCTGCGCCGAGGACGCGGCCAAGGACGATGGCGTGTTCGAACCGGGCGTGCGCCATGTCTGCGTGCCCGCCGGCGGTGGCGACGGCTGGGACTGCGGCACCGAGGATGCGCCACCAGCGAATTATCAGCCACCGATCGAGGAGCCCGCGGCCGAAGCCGCGCCGAACTCGGAACCGGCTGCAGTCGCGCAGCCAGAGCCGATGCCCGAGCCCGAGCCCGACGTCGAAGCGACGGCGGAGTCGGCCCCGGCACCGCCGCCCTTTCTGGCCGATCCGATGCGCGATACGCCCTATGCGCCCGTCGAGGAATCCGCGAGCGAGCCGCACAATGCCGCCGAGGCCGTGATCGCTGCCGAGGCGGTCACGCCGGAGTCCACCCCCGAGGCCGTGCCGGAGCCCGCGCCTGAGGCAGTGCCCGAGCCCGAACTCGTGAGCGTGCCCGAGCCGGTGGTTGCGGCACCTGAACCCCCGTCAGCGCCCGAGATGACCGGCGCCGTGGCGTTGGGGGATGCCGATGCGTTTTCACGATTGCCGGCCAGCGCCTTCACGTTGCAACTCGCCTATGCCGCGAACACCGCAGAATTCGCGAGCCTCGTCGCTGCGCTTGGACTCGACCCCGCCCGTTGCTACGTGCTGCGGGTGCGCGGGGTGAATGGTCCGACCTGGTTGCTCGCGTACGGCGACTTTGCCGATGCCAATGCCGCCAAGGTCGCGCAGGCCCGGTTGCCAAAGGCGAGCGGATTGCTGGCGCAATGGCCGCGTCGCATCGGTGCACTGCAAACCGAAATCACGCAAGGACACTGAGCCTCATGTCGAACGGATTCGCGCCGCTGGCGAATGATCGGTTTTTGCGCGCGCTCAAGTGTCAGCCCGTGGACCGCACACCGGTCTGGATCATGCGCCAGGCCGGTCGCTACCTGCCGGAGTATCGCGCCACCCGCGCTCGCGCCGGCTCCTTCATGAGTCTGTGCCAGTCGCCGGAACTGGCCTGCGAAGTCACGCTGCAGCCGCTCGCCCGGTTCCCGCTCGACGCGGCGATCCTGTTCTCCGACATCCTCACGGTGCCGGACGCGATGGGCCTCGGCCTCAGCTTCGCGGAAGGCGAAGGCCCGCGGTTTGCACGTCCGCTCCGCAGCGTGGCCGAAATCGATGCCTTGCGCGTGCCGCAGATCGACGCGACGCTGCGTTACGTCACCGATGCGGTCACGCTGATTCGCCGTGAATTGCACGGCCGCGTGCCGCTGATCGGCTTCTCCGGCAGCCCTTGGACGCTGGCCTGCTACATGATCGAGGGCGGCGGCTCGGACCACTTCGAGCGCGCCAAGGCCCTGCTCTGGAATGAACCGGCCGCGGCCCATCGGCTGCTCGACGTGCTCGCACACAGCGTGACCGCCTACCTGCAGGCGCAACTCGACGCCGGCGCACAGGCATTGATGATATTCGATACCTGGGGCGGTGCGCTGTCGGCCGACCACTACCGCGAATTTTCGTTGCACTACATGGCGCAGATCGTCGCGTCGCTGAAACGGGGCGAAGGCGACGCGCGCGTGCCGCTGATCCTGTATTCGAAGGGTGCGATGGGCCAGCTCGAAGCGATGGCCGACAGCGGCGTCGATGCGCTCGGCTTGGACTGGACGATCACGCTGGACGAGGCGCGGCGCCGGGTCGGTGACCGCGTCGCGCTGCAGGGCAATGTCGATCCGGTGGTGCTCTACGCAGGCATCGATGCGATTCGCGCCGAAGCCCGCAAGGCAGTGCGAAGTTTCGGTCCGCATCTCGGTCACGTCTTCAATCTCGGTCACGGTATCCATCCGACGATCGATCCCGAACACCTGCGCGCGCTGATCGAAGCCGTGCATCAAGAGAGTGCCGCGCAGTTTGCGGCCAACGGACCGACACGATGAGCAAGCCCCTGATCGAAATGCGCAGTTCGGCGATCCACGGCAACGGCGTGTTCGCGATCGCGGACATTGCCGAAGGGCAGGAGATCATCGAATACGGCGGCAAGCGCCTGACGCATGCGCGCGCCGATCATAAGTACGGCGGTAGCTCGATCACCGGCCATACCTTCCTGTTCACGCTGAACGATGATTACGTCATCGACGGCAACCAGGACGGCAACGACGCGCGCTGGATCAACCACAGTTGCGACCCGAACTGCCGCGCCTGGAAGATCGATGCCGAGGACGGCAATCCGAAACACGATCGTGTCGTCATCGAAGCCAGGTGCGCGATCGCGAAGGGCGACGAGTTGACCTACGACTACGGTATCGTGCTTGATGAGCCGTACACCAACGAGCTCAAGGCCGCCTGGGCCTGCCGCTGCGGCGCCAAGCACTGTTCCGGCACCATGCTCAAGCCGAAACCGCGGAAGCCGGCCAAGAAATCGCGTTGAAACACATCCTGTTCGTCTGCAGTCGCAACCAGCTGCGCAGTCCGACGGCGGAGCAGGTGTTCGCGGACTGGCCGGGCATCGAGGTGGCGTCGGCCGGGACGGATCACGACGCCGATGTGCCGCTCAGCCCGGAATTGCTGCGTTGGGCCGAACTGAT of the Lysobacterales bacterium genome contains:
- a CDS encoding peptidylprolyl isomerase; the protein is MKRILLATVFVLSAVGPITLRAQALPSDALDKIVAVVDEDVILQSELDRSTDSVFKQYQSRGGDLPPMDIVRKQVLERLINQRVQMVRAEQTGIVVSDSDIDAAVQRIAQQNNLDVEQMRQSLIRDGFSFEEFRTSLREEMLIQRLRARFVQSRVGVTDTEVDNFLSNTTQSGEIRLAHILIGLPESPSPEQVEAARAKADKIRADIVAGTLSFSDAAIRYSETPQALEGGDLGWRRYDQIPSAFAEIVTTMKKGDISQPMRGPNGFHMIHFADARADATVMVKEFKARHIVIKPGELLSEDKARERIDALRKRIVEGADFAQLARQYSEDTTTANLGGDLGWFRSEQYGGAIDRQMAVLKDGELSEPFRTDLGWHIVLREGERTMDRTTETRREQARETLVNRKAEEEYDKFVREIRSEAYIENRLAG
- the pdxA gene encoding 4-hydroxythreonine-4-phosphate dehydrogenase PdxA encodes the protein MTDAVARIAVTAGEPAGIGPELLVRLAQQAHPARLIAIADPAVLKQAADALGLPLELTDLAAGADASPHRVGHLFVRSVPLFQPMRFGQLDVANAPAVMAMLSAAADGAERGDFDAIVTAPVQKSVLADAGYGFSGHTEFFADRVGRDVVMLLAAGDMRVALATTHLPLRAVPDAIRADRLERTIRILHEDLREKFALPQPRILVLGLNPHAGEGGHLGREEIDVIIPVLQRLRGEGLQLRGPLPADTAFLPRELAQCDAVLAMYHDQGLPVLKHAGFGHAVNITLGLPYIRTSVDHGTALDLAGRGVADPGSLFAATALAIDLAQRRRGSMHA
- the rsmA gene encoding 16S rRNA (adenine(1518)-N(6)/adenine(1519)-N(6))-dimethyltransferase RsmA; translated protein: MNDTRHIARKRFGQNFLHERGIIERILRAIDPQPGERIIEIGPGQGALTWPLLDRIRTLTAIEIDRDLIPRLQAEAPKHGELQIVEADVLTVDFTALAAGGTIRLVGNLPYNISSPILFHALDHAAVVRDMHFMLQKEVVERMAAAHGNKVYGRLSVMLQAYCRVDPLFTVPPGAFTPAPKVDSAIVRLTPKPAADIPPHDRARLETLVRHGFSQRRKTLRNALDDVATVAQMEAVGIDPGARAETVAVADWLRLAAT
- a CDS encoding WGR domain-containing protein, which encodes MRIFMQTQPAPNESPRYYHLILQQDLLGGWSLLREWGQTGGRASMKREFYEQRDVAEGAMMGVRDQQLRKGFQVMFCQGIEAPAGSRYEP
- a CDS encoding uroporphyrinogen decarboxylase; this encodes MSNGFAPLANDRFLRALKCQPVDRTPVWIMRQAGRYLPEYRATRARAGSFMSLCQSPELACEVTLQPLARFPLDAAILFSDILTVPDAMGLGLSFAEGEGPRFARPLRSVAEIDALRVPQIDATLRYVTDAVTLIRRELHGRVPLIGFSGSPWTLACYMIEGGGSDHFERAKALLWNEPAAAHRLLDVLAHSVTAYLQAQLDAGAQALMIFDTWGGALSADHYREFSLHYMAQIVASLKRGEGDARVPLILYSKGAMGQLEAMADSGVDALGLDWTITLDEARRRVGDRVALQGNVDPVVLYAGIDAIRAEARKAVRSFGPHLGHVFNLGHGIHPTIDPEHLRALIEAVHQESAAQFAANGPTR
- a CDS encoding SET domain-containing protein-lysine N-methyltransferase, which codes for MSKPLIEMRSSAIHGNGVFAIADIAEGQEIIEYGGKRLTHARADHKYGGSSITGHTFLFTLNDDYVIDGNQDGNDARWINHSCDPNCRAWKIDAEDGNPKHDRVVIEARCAIAKGDELTYDYGIVLDEPYTNELKAAWACRCGAKHCSGTMLKPKPRKPAKKSR